The following are from one region of the Arachis duranensis cultivar V14167 chromosome 10, aradu.V14167.gnm2.J7QH, whole genome shotgun sequence genome:
- the LOC107470404 gene encoding uncharacterized protein LOC107470404, whose amino-acid sequence MNGQVKAANKVILLGLKKRLDKKKGAWADELASVLWYYCTTQKSSTVETLFRLTYGVDAMIPVEVGEPSPRLLLGGVEEAVEKDLVDEAREMVHLSEAALK is encoded by the coding sequence ATGAATGGCCAAGTTAAGGCCGCGAATAAGGTCATCCTGCTAGGCCTCAAAAAGCGGCTTGATAAGAAGAAGGGAGCATGGGCTGACGAGCTCGCCTCAGTCCTCTGGTACTACTGCACAACCCAGAAATCGTCTACTGTTGAGACCCTATTTCGCCTAACATACGGGGTAGATGCTATGATACCTGTAGAAGTCGGCGAACCGAGCCCACGGTTACTCTTGGGAGGAGTGGAAGAAGCTGTGGAAAAAGACCTAGTAGACGAGGCAAGAGAGATGGTCCATTTGTCGGAAGCAGCGCTGAAGTAA